One Anomaloglossus baeobatrachus isolate aAnoBae1 chromosome 5 unlocalized genomic scaffold, aAnoBae1.hap1 SUPER_5_unloc_19, whole genome shotgun sequence DNA segment encodes these proteins:
- the LOC142258935 gene encoding uncharacterized protein LOC142258935 translates to MKLVEVIKTPVTSQTTSDSLMDFSKTVGKMPVSCKDTPGFIVNRLLVPYLMEFVHLHEREFKIDDESVTHDTYEEHAAVLDIPPVLPWKALSSDLFKQVQNSNLLQNCKQNKSYRRHVEREKAPTREKPFSCSECGKCFIRKSDLVRHQKIHTGEKPFSCSECGKCFSQKITLVTHQKLHTGEKPFSCLECGKCFNWKSQLLDHQSCHTGEKPFSCSECGKCFNRKSDLVRHQKNHTGEKPFLCSECGKCFIQKSHLVSHQKHHTGEKPFLCSECGKCFIHKISLIKHQTIHTGEKPFSCSECGKCFNWKSQLLKHQRCHTKEKPFSCSECGKCFIWKSDLVRHQKNHTGEKPFLCSECGKCFIHKISFIKHKKIHTGEKPFSCSECGKCFIQKSHLVVHQRSHTGEKPFSCPECGKCFTKKSGLVYHQKYHTK, encoded by the exons ATGAAGCTGGTGGAGGTCATTAAGACACCAGTGACTAGCCAAACGACTTCTGACTCTCTCATGGACTTCAGTAAAACAGTAGGAAAGATGCCTGTGTCATGTAAGGACACCCCAGGATTCATTGTTAACCGTCTTCTGGTACCATACCTAATGGAATTCGTGCATCTTCATGAAAGAG aatttaaaatagATGATGAAAgtgtcacacatgatacatatgaagagcatgctgctgtcctagatatacctccagtccttccttggaaagctctatcatctgatcttttcaaacaagtccaaaattccaatttattacagaattgtaagcaaaataaaagttacagaaggcatGTGGAACGTGAAaaggctcctacaagggagaagccattttcatgttcagagtgtgggaaatgttttattcggaaatcagaccttgttagacatcagaaaattcacacaggggagaagccattttcatgttcagagtgtgggaaatgttttagtcagaaaataacccttgttacacatcagaaacttcacacaggggagaagccattttcatgtttagaatgtgggaaatgttttaattggaaatcacaaCTTCTTGATCATCAAAGttgtcacaccggggagaagccattttcatgttcagagtgtgggaaatgttttaataggaaatcagaccttgttagacatcaaaaaaatcacacaggggagaagccatttttatgttcagagtgtgggaaatgttttattcagaaatcacaccttgttagtcaTCAGAaacatcacacaggggagaagccatttttatgttcagagtgtgggaaatgttttattcacaaAATAAGCCTTATTAAACATCagacaattcacacaggggagaagccattttcatgttcagaatgtgggaaatgttttaattggaaatcacaaCTTCTtaagcatcaaagatgtcacaccaaggagaagccattttcatgttcagagtgtgggaaatgttttatttggaaatcagaccttgttagacatcaaaaaaatcacacaggggagaagccatttttatgttcagagtgtgggaaatgttttattcacaaAATAAGCTTTATTAAacataagaaaattcacacaggggagaagccattttcatgttcagagtgtgggaaatgttttattcagaaatcacaccttgttgttcatcaaagatctcacacaggggagaagccattttcatgcccagaatgtggtaaatgttttactaagaaatcaggtcttgtttaccatcaaaaatatcacacaaaaTAA
- the LOC142258936 gene encoding uncharacterized protein LOC142258936 — protein MPQDVTEVNAIAPDIASSLQSKDISSHSFKPTSDLSQTIKKNKSHKTSIQNRNALTVKTSFSTLESEKILNKIHTGEKRFSSESFSYQRTHTGEKPFSCSECGKCFAQKSYFVIHQRTHTGEKPFSCSECGKCFAQKSYFVRHQRTHSGEKPFSCSECGKCFTQKSLLVIHQRTHTGEKPYSCSECGKCFAQKTHLIRHQRTHTGQKPFLCLECGKCFAHKQHFVSHQRTHTGEKPFSCSECGKCFAHKSRFVEHQRTHTGEKPFSCSECGKCFAHKSRFVTHQRIHTGEKPFSCSECGKCYAQKTHLITHQRTHTGQKPFLCLECGKRFAHKQHFVSHQRTHTGEKPFSCLECGKCYAWKSELVAHQKTHTGEKPFSCSKCGKCFAHKQHFVTHQRTHTGEKPFSCSECGKCFTQKSILVKHQRTHTGEKPYSCSECGKCFIQKSQLVGHQRTHTEKSFS, from the coding sequence ATGCCACAAGATGTAACTGAAGTGAATGCTATTGCTCCAGATATAGCATCATCTCTTCAAAGCAAGGATATATCCTCTCATTCTTTTAAACCTACTTCTGATttatcacagactattaagaaaaataaaagtcacaaaacaaGCATTCAAAATAGAAATGCTCTTACAGTGAAAACATCATTTTCAACTTTAGAATCTGAAAAAATACTTaacaaaattcacacaggggagaaaagattttcttcagagtcttttagttaccagagaactcacacgggggagaagcctttttcatgttcagaatgtgggaaatgttttgcacagaaatcatattttgttatacatcagagaactcacacaggagagaagcctttttcatgttcagaatgtgggaaatgttttgcacagaaatcatattttgttagacatcagagaacacactcaggagagaagcctttttcatgttcagaatgtgggaaatgttttacacaaaaatcacttcttgttatacatcagagaactcacacaggagagaagccttattcatgttcagaatgtgggaaatgttttgcacagaaaacACATCTtattagacaccagagaactcacacagggcagaagccttttttatgtttagaatgtgggaaatgttttgcacataaacaacattttgtttcacatcagagaactcatacaggggagaagccattttcatgttcagaatgtgggaaatgttttgcacataaatcacgttttgttgaacatcagagaactcacacaggggagaagccattttcatgttccgaatgtgggaaatgttttgcacataaatcacgttttgttacacatcaaagaattcacacaggagagaagccattttcatgttcagaatgtgggaaatgttatgcacAGAAAACACATCTtattacacaccagagaactcacacagggcagaagccttttttatgtttagaatgtgggaaacgttttgcacataaacaacattttgtttcacatcagagaactcatacaggggagaagccattttcatgtttagaatgtggaaaatgttatgcaTGGAAATCAGAGCTTGTTgcacatcaaaaaactcacacaggagagaagccattttcatgttcaaaatgtgggaaatgttttgcacataaacaacattttgttacacatcagagaactcacacaggggagaagccattttcatgttcagaatgtgggaaatgttttacacagaaatcaattcttgttaaacatcagagaactcacacaggagagaagccttactcctgttctgaatgtgggaaatgttttatccaaaaatcacAACTTGttggacaccagagaactcacacagagaaGTCTTTTTCATga